One Pseudodesulfovibrio cashew DNA window includes the following coding sequences:
- the wtpA gene encoding tungstate ABC transporter substrate-binding protein WtpA — protein sequence MSKHFTRFIAVLFLAVPLMLAAGNASAEPSGKLIIFHAGSLSVPFAQIEKNFEAMYPKVDVLREAGGSTKMARMISEVGKPADIMASADYVVIDKNLIPKFASWNIRFASNQMVLCYTDKSKFADKINSDNWADILLTKGVVWGHSDPNLDPCGYRSLMVLQLAEKFYEKPGLYEHFLANRPEKNVRPKSVELISLLQSGHMDYAWEYLSVAVQHGLKYVTLDKHLNLGDYSMTPYYKAARVQVTGKKPGTFIERVGKSITYGITKIDKAPNPEAADAFLAYLFSPEGGLKILKDMGQPPFVPVRTSAEGMEKLPEAIKPLVTVSE from the coding sequence ATGTCCAAACACTTCACCCGGTTCATCGCCGTCCTGTTCCTGGCCGTCCCGCTCATGCTGGCCGCCGGCAACGCCTCGGCTGAACCGTCCGGCAAGCTGATCATTTTCCACGCCGGAAGTCTGTCCGTCCCCTTTGCCCAGATCGAAAAGAATTTTGAAGCCATGTATCCCAAAGTGGACGTCCTGCGCGAAGCGGGCGGCTCCACCAAGATGGCCCGGATGATCTCCGAGGTCGGCAAGCCCGCCGACATCATGGCCTCCGCCGACTACGTGGTCATCGACAAGAACCTCATCCCCAAGTTCGCCTCCTGGAACATCCGCTTCGCCTCCAACCAGATGGTGCTCTGCTACACGGACAAGTCCAAGTTCGCCGACAAGATCAACAGCGACAACTGGGCCGACATCCTGCTGACCAAGGGTGTTGTCTGGGGCCACTCCGACCCGAACCTGGACCCCTGCGGCTACCGCTCGCTGATGGTCCTGCAACTGGCCGAAAAGTTCTATGAAAAGCCCGGCCTCTACGAGCATTTTCTGGCCAACCGTCCTGAAAAAAACGTCCGGCCCAAGTCCGTTGAGCTCATCTCCCTGCTCCAGTCCGGCCACATGGACTACGCCTGGGAATACCTGTCCGTCGCCGTGCAGCACGGCCTCAAGTACGTCACCCTGGACAAGCACCTGAACCTGGGCGACTACTCCATGACTCCGTACTACAAGGCCGCCCGCGTCCAGGTCACCGGCAAGAAGCCCGGCACCTTCATCGAGCGTGTCGGCAAGTCCATCACCTACGGTATCACCAAGATCGACAAGGCCCCCAACCCGGAAGCGGCCGACGCCTTCCTGGCTTACCTCTTCTCGCCCGAAGGCGGCCTCAAGATTCTCAAGGACATGGGCCAGCCTCCGTTCGTACCCGTGCGCACCAGCGCGGAAGGCATGGAGAAGCTGCCCGAGGCCATCAAGCCTCTGGTCACCGTTTCCGAGTAG
- a CDS encoding substrate-binding periplasmic protein, translated as MFTKPFFRLLPFMLLPLFWSALFGPGALSAFAEKEKIILAVPQTGWPPYVIPADNQGGDRGIMIDIMREVTRRDGRELTLVHLPEKRALMQLREGTVDALPKAMEWVDDPESFRWTTPVTSSSDYILFRKEWRLFTTPNAMTGLNVGTILGYTYPTLEDRFRDGSILRRNANSTESLMRMLQRGHVDVAVANKIVAEWIIRNNDDLGKDDFRFSEKPIHTAPYRFAFTKTWDCREFIKTFDREFETMRKDGSLKAILEQYR; from the coding sequence ATGTTCACCAAGCCCTTCTTCCGCCTCCTGCCCTTCATGCTGCTCCCGTTATTCTGGAGCGCGCTGTTCGGTCCGGGCGCGCTGAGCGCCTTTGCCGAAAAGGAGAAGATAATCCTGGCGGTCCCCCAGACCGGATGGCCTCCCTATGTCATCCCTGCGGACAACCAGGGCGGGGACCGCGGAATCATGATCGACATCATGCGTGAGGTGACCCGACGGGACGGACGCGAGTTGACCTTGGTTCATCTTCCGGAAAAACGGGCGCTCATGCAGTTGAGGGAGGGAACGGTGGACGCCCTCCCCAAGGCCATGGAGTGGGTCGACGACCCCGAGAGCTTCCGCTGGACCACTCCGGTCACCTCCAGTTCAGACTACATCCTGTTCCGTAAGGAATGGAGACTCTTCACCACCCCCAACGCCATGACCGGCCTGAACGTCGGCACCATCCTCGGCTACACCTATCCCACACTGGAGGATCGCTTCCGGGACGGCAGCATCCTGCGGCGCAACGCCAACTCCACGGAATCCCTCATGCGCATGCTCCAGCGGGGGCACGTGGATGTGGCTGTGGCCAACAAGATCGTGGCCGAATGGATCATCAGGAACAACGACGACCTAGGCAAAGACGATTTCCGCTTCAGCGAGAAGCCGATCCACACGGCGCCCTACCGCTTTGCCTTCACCAAGACGTGGGATTGCCGGGAATTCATCAAGACCTTCGATCGCGAATTCGAAACCATGCGCAAGGACGGCAGCCTCAAGGCCATCCTGGAGCAATATCGGTAG
- the aspA gene encoding aspartate ammonia-lyase — translation MEYRTEHDSLGEVEVPAEAYYGVQTLRARENFHITGVPMSHYPRLIEALAYVKLAAAEANASLGMLDEDRSRAICRACEELISGKLHDQFVVDVVQGGAGTSANMNANEVVCNRALELMGRPKGDYEHLHPLNHVNMSQSTNDVFPSALNIALILELRELMEAMRHLQHAFARKGDEFADVLKMGRTQLQDAVPMTLGQEFTAWAVTVGEDIQRVDEAEDLVYEINMGATAIGTGLNSHPDYARTVTEKLVEITTLNLKQSPDLVEATQDTGVYVQLSGVLKRVAVKLSKICNDLRLLSSGPRCGINEINLPPMQPGSSIMPGKVNPVIPEVVNQVAFAVIGHDVTISMASEAGQLELNVMEPVIGYSLFQSINMLRRACLTLADKCVSGITANRERCRELVEHSIGLVTALNPYIGYEKSAEIAKEAMRTGGSVYAIVLEKGYLTREQLDEILKPENMVRPRYTK, via the coding sequence ATGGAATATCGCACGGAGCATGACAGCCTCGGTGAGGTCGAGGTCCCGGCAGAGGCCTACTACGGAGTGCAGACCCTGCGAGCCAGGGAAAACTTTCACATCACGGGCGTGCCCATGTCCCATTATCCGCGCCTGATCGAGGCCCTGGCCTACGTGAAGCTGGCCGCGGCCGAAGCCAACGCATCACTGGGCATGTTGGACGAGGACAGGAGCCGGGCCATCTGCCGCGCCTGCGAGGAACTGATCTCGGGCAAATTGCACGATCAGTTCGTTGTGGACGTCGTTCAGGGCGGGGCGGGTACCTCGGCCAACATGAACGCCAACGAAGTGGTTTGCAATCGGGCCCTGGAGCTGATGGGGCGCCCCAAGGGAGACTATGAGCACCTGCACCCCCTCAATCATGTGAACATGTCCCAGTCCACCAATGATGTCTTTCCTTCGGCCCTGAACATCGCCTTGATCCTGGAGTTGCGCGAACTGATGGAGGCCATGCGCCATCTGCAACACGCCTTTGCCCGCAAGGGGGATGAGTTCGCCGACGTGCTCAAGATGGGGCGCACCCAGTTGCAGGACGCCGTCCCCATGACTTTGGGGCAGGAATTCACTGCCTGGGCCGTAACCGTGGGCGAGGACATCCAGCGCGTGGACGAGGCCGAGGACCTGGTCTACGAGATCAATATGGGGGCAACGGCCATCGGCACGGGGCTCAACTCGCACCCGGATTATGCACGGACCGTGACCGAAAAGCTTGTGGAGATCACCACCCTCAATTTGAAGCAGTCCCCTGATCTGGTGGAAGCCACCCAGGACACCGGAGTCTATGTCCAGCTTTCGGGTGTGCTCAAGCGGGTGGCCGTGAAGCTTTCCAAGATATGCAACGACCTGCGCCTGCTCTCCAGCGGGCCCCGGTGCGGGATCAACGAGATCAACCTGCCGCCCATGCAGCCCGGTTCGTCGATCATGCCGGGTAAGGTCAACCCGGTCATCCCCGAGGTGGTCAACCAGGTGGCCTTCGCCGTCATCGGTCATGATGTGACCATTTCAATGGCATCTGAAGCGGGGCAGCTTGAGCTCAACGTCATGGAGCCGGTCATCGGCTACTCCCTGTTCCAGTCCATCAACATGCTCAGGCGGGCCTGCCTTACTCTGGCGGACAAGTGCGTGAGCGGAATCACGGCCAACCGCGAGCGGTGCCGTGAGCTGGTGGAGCATTCCATTGGCCTGGTCACCGCGCTCAATCCGTACATCGGGTACGAGAAGTCTGCCGAGATCGCCAAGGAAGCCATGCGAACCGGCGGCTCCGTGTATGCCATCGTGTTGGAGAAAGGGTACCTTACCCGGGAGCAGTTGGACGAGATTCTCAAGCCGGAGAACATGGTCCGGCCCCGATACACGAAGTGA
- the typA gene encoding translational GTPase TypA translates to MSTKTTNDKLRNIAIIAHVDHGKTTLVDAMFKQSGLFREGQEVDDRIMDSMDLERERGITIAAKNCSVSWKDVKINIIDTPGHADFGGEVERSLSMADGAILLVDASEGPLPQTRFVLKKALEQGLALMVVINKVDRQDARPDEVLDEIYDLFIDLDASEEQLDFPLLYAIGRDGIAMESPEERGENLHILLDMVVDKVPGPSYDENEPFQMLVSDLSYSDYLGRLAIGKVHHGSAKSNDQLLCLADGGREVPLKVTKLQTYDGLQVVPTETCQPGDIVVVAGIEDVKIGDTICNKEAPKALPRITVDEPTVSMRFGINTSPLAGKEGTHVQSNKIRERLLKETLLNVAIQVEDTESRDAFLVKGRGEFQMAILVEQMRREGFELSVGRPEVIFKYDEAGKKLEPIEHLFVDCDEDFMGIVTEKIQTRKGRMTNMVNHGTGRVRLEFSVPSRSLIGYRDEFLTDTKGTGIMNSYLEGYGEFRGEFSSRYTGSLVADRAGKGVAYGIFNLEPRGRMFIVPGDAIYEGMIVGEHNRDNDININPSKEKKLTNMRASGKDEAVILTPVKPMTLEFALNFIKDDEQVEVTPQSVRLRKIELSALVRHREEGKKKKAKQNA, encoded by the coding sequence ATGAGCACCAAGACAACCAACGACAAACTGCGCAATATCGCTATCATCGCCCACGTCGACCACGGCAAGACCACCCTGGTTGACGCCATGTTCAAGCAGTCCGGCCTGTTCCGCGAGGGACAGGAAGTGGACGACCGGATCATGGATTCCATGGATCTGGAACGCGAACGCGGCATCACCATCGCGGCCAAGAACTGTTCCGTCAGCTGGAAGGACGTGAAGATCAACATCATCGACACTCCCGGCCACGCCGACTTCGGTGGCGAGGTGGAGCGGTCCCTGTCCATGGCCGACGGCGCCATCCTGCTGGTTGACGCATCCGAGGGGCCGCTGCCCCAGACCCGCTTCGTGCTCAAGAAGGCGCTGGAGCAGGGGCTGGCCCTGATGGTCGTCATCAACAAGGTCGACCGCCAGGACGCCCGGCCCGACGAAGTGCTGGACGAAATTTACGACCTCTTCATCGATCTCGACGCCTCCGAGGAACAGCTCGACTTCCCCCTGCTCTACGCCATCGGCCGCGACGGCATCGCCATGGAGTCCCCCGAGGAACGCGGCGAGAACCTGCATATCCTCCTCGACATGGTCGTGGACAAGGTGCCCGGTCCCTCCTACGACGAAAACGAGCCGTTCCAGATGCTCGTGTCCGATCTTTCCTACTCCGACTACCTGGGCCGCCTCGCCATCGGCAAGGTCCACCACGGCTCGGCCAAGTCCAATGACCAGCTCCTGTGCCTGGCAGACGGCGGCCGCGAAGTCCCGCTCAAGGTGACCAAGCTCCAGACCTACGACGGCCTCCAGGTGGTGCCCACCGAGACATGCCAGCCCGGTGACATCGTGGTCGTCGCTGGCATCGAGGACGTCAAGATCGGCGACACCATCTGCAACAAGGAAGCGCCCAAGGCCCTGCCCCGCATCACCGTGGACGAGCCCACCGTGTCCATGCGCTTCGGCATCAACACCTCTCCCCTGGCGGGCAAGGAAGGCACCCACGTCCAGTCCAACAAGATCCGCGAGCGCCTCCTCAAGGAGACCCTGCTCAACGTGGCCATCCAGGTGGAGGACACCGAGAGCCGCGATGCATTCCTGGTCAAGGGACGCGGCGAGTTCCAGATGGCCATTCTGGTAGAGCAGATGCGCCGCGAGGGCTTTGAGCTTTCCGTCGGCCGCCCCGAGGTCATCTTCAAGTACGATGAGGCTGGCAAGAAGCTGGAGCCCATCGAACACCTCTTCGTGGACTGCGACGAGGACTTCATGGGCATCGTCACCGAGAAGATCCAGACCCGCAAGGGCCGCATGACCAACATGGTCAACCACGGCACCGGCCGTGTCCGCCTGGAGTTCTCCGTCCCCTCCCGCTCCCTCATCGGCTACCGCGACGAATTCCTGACCGACACCAAGGGCACCGGCATCATGAACTCCTACCTGGAAGGCTACGGCGAATTCCGGGGCGAGTTCTCCTCCCGCTACACCGGCTCTCTGGTGGCCGACCGCGCGGGCAAGGGCGTTGCCTACGGCATCTTCAACCTGGAGCCGCGCGGCCGCATGTTCATCGTGCCCGGCGACGCCATCTACGAAGGGATGATCGTTGGCGAGCACAACCGCGACAACGACATCAACATCAACCCATCCAAGGAAAAGAAGCTGACCAACATGCGCGCCTCCGGCAAGGACGAGGCCGTCATCCTGACCCCGGTCAAGCCCATGACCCTGGAGTTCGCCCTGAACTTCATCAAGGACGACGAACAGGTCGAAGTGACTCCCCAGTCCGTGCGCCTGCGCAAGATCGAGCTCTCCGCCCTGGTGCGCCACCGCGAGGAAGGCAAGAAGAAAAAGGCGAAACAGAACGCCTAG
- a CDS encoding septal ring lytic transglycosylase RlpA family protein, giving the protein MRRILALFAVSVLLAMTGCASHVPSSPPSGGKISAPRTYDPKTKPYTVLGRTYYPLQSAAGYDEVGLASWYGSDFHGNKTADGRTYNMYGISAAHKTLPLGTRVRVTNLENDRSVELTINDRGPFVRGRILDLSYGAAKRLGTVERGVAKVRITALGAAPGAKRVQVVKSAIKYYHVRVGAFAVRDNAERTHRRLVAAGYTGAVINTVNRDGQILHIVQAGSFVSRDKAEAVQLRLKSQFPTCYIVS; this is encoded by the coding sequence ATGCGCCGCATCCTGGCTTTGTTCGCTGTTTCGGTCCTGCTGGCCATGACCGGGTGCGCCTCCCACGTCCCTTCCTCCCCGCCATCGGGCGGGAAGATCTCTGCTCCCCGGACCTATGATCCCAAGACCAAGCCGTACACCGTCCTCGGCAGGACGTATTATCCGCTCCAGAGCGCGGCAGGATACGACGAGGTAGGCCTGGCCTCCTGGTATGGGTCGGATTTTCACGGCAACAAGACGGCAGACGGTCGGACATACAACATGTACGGCATTTCCGCAGCCCACAAGACCCTGCCTCTCGGGACGCGCGTCAGGGTGACCAACCTTGAGAACGACCGTTCGGTAGAGCTGACCATAAATGACAGGGGCCCGTTCGTCCGAGGCCGTATTCTGGATCTGTCCTATGGCGCGGCCAAGCGGCTGGGCACGGTGGAGCGGGGCGTGGCCAAGGTCAGGATTACCGCTCTCGGCGCGGCACCGGGCGCGAAACGGGTGCAGGTGGTCAAGAGTGCCATCAAATACTACCATGTCCGGGTGGGGGCGTTTGCCGTTCGGGACAACGCCGAACGCACACACCGCAGGCTGGTGGCAGCGGGCTACACGGGCGCGGTCATCAACACCGTGAATCGCGACGGCCAGATTCTTCATATCGTACAGGCGGGCAGCTTCGTCAGCCGCGACAAGGCCGAGGCGGTCCAGCTCCGGTTGAAGTCGCAGTTCCCGACCTGCTACATCGTCAGCTAG
- a CDS encoding aromatic amino acid transport family protein: protein MTQSPSAGKIFTTALIVTGNMVGAGILALPINLGPAGLLPAVGGALAVWALMTTTGLVIARQPFLAQNRDADLPTFFEAVLGPAGKWISVAANLVILYGLLTAYLAGVASVAVNSLDVALPEWAVLLIYFCPATLLASFGEMVLRRGNALLMTLMWLLFGTLLLLVIPHFKGGDPMAMDMTFFTSGLPILVVAFNFHNVVPTLCRSLGHDRRAITKAIWLGSGLGMAMTVAWTVAVMATLPMEAANGVDILTAFKLNQPATVPLDKLINSTVFVDASIAFAVVAMSTSYIATGVALMSFLKDVTKDTVRSPAVRWVMAFLPPLAVGAVYPDIFLKALNVVGGLGVGTLFGILPGLLLVRQGAPGSRMRLAGWCVIAFFTLVLIVEVGQEAGMLRISPDVEYWTAIRNQYGR from the coding sequence ATGACCCAATCCCCATCTGCCGGGAAAATCTTCACCACCGCTCTAATCGTTACAGGAAATATGGTCGGCGCAGGCATCCTGGCTCTGCCCATCAATCTCGGCCCGGCCGGGCTGCTGCCCGCCGTGGGCGGCGCGCTGGCCGTCTGGGCGCTCATGACCACGACCGGTCTGGTTATCGCCCGGCAGCCGTTTCTGGCACAGAACCGCGACGCCGACCTGCCCACCTTTTTCGAGGCCGTGCTCGGCCCTGCGGGAAAGTGGATCAGCGTGGCCGCCAACCTAGTTATCCTCTACGGCCTGCTCACCGCCTATCTTGCCGGGGTCGCCTCGGTGGCGGTCAATTCCCTGGATGTGGCCCTGCCCGAGTGGGCCGTGCTGCTCATCTATTTCTGTCCGGCCACACTGCTGGCTTCTTTCGGCGAGATGGTCCTTCGGCGGGGCAACGCCCTGCTTATGACGCTCATGTGGCTGCTCTTCGGCACACTGCTGTTGCTGGTCATTCCCCACTTCAAGGGCGGCGATCCCATGGCCATGGATATGACCTTCTTCACCTCGGGTCTGCCGATCCTGGTGGTGGCCTTCAATTTCCACAACGTGGTGCCGACCCTGTGCCGGTCTCTGGGGCATGATCGCAGGGCCATCACCAAGGCCATCTGGCTCGGCTCAGGTCTGGGCATGGCCATGACCGTGGCCTGGACCGTGGCCGTCATGGCGACCCTGCCTATGGAGGCGGCGAACGGGGTGGACATCCTGACCGCGTTCAAGCTCAACCAGCCCGCCACGGTGCCCCTGGACAAGCTGATCAACTCCACGGTCTTCGTAGACGCGTCCATCGCCTTCGCCGTGGTCGCCATGTCCACCTCCTACATCGCCACCGGCGTGGCCCTGATGAGTTTCCTCAAGGACGTGACGAAGGATACTGTGCGCAGCCCTGCGGTCCGCTGGGTCATGGCCTTCCTGCCGCCCCTGGCCGTGGGCGCGGTCTATCCGGACATCTTTCTCAAGGCCCTCAACGTGGTCGGCGGCCTGGGCGTGGGTACCCTGTTCGGCATCCTGCCCGGCCTGCTTCTGGTCAGGCAGGGTGCGCCCGGCTCCCGGATGCGCCTGGCGGGCTGGTGTGTCATCGCCTTTTTCACCCTGGTCCTGATTGTGGAAGTGGGACAGGAGGCGGGCATGTTGCGCATCAGTCCCGACGTGGAGTACTGGACCGCCATTCGAAACCAATACGGGAGATGA
- a CDS encoding glycine zipper domain-containing protein: MKRYITPLILACFLVAGFGCAANKAQQGATVGGLAGATIGALTFKDKLLGAAVGAGVGVLMGYIVGNEWDKSDEQKLQYSMEHNKSGQTTSWTNPDTGEAYAATPGHPYVSESKVYRDVIIKDKDGREVMAKAWRDDKGVWHLKQ, translated from the coding sequence ATGAAACGTTACATTACCCCTCTTATCCTCGCCTGCTTTTTGGTGGCGGGTTTCGGTTGCGCTGCCAACAAGGCCCAACAAGGCGCCACTGTCGGCGGCCTCGCCGGTGCCACCATCGGCGCGCTCACCTTCAAGGACAAGCTCCTCGGCGCAGCCGTAGGCGCCGGAGTCGGCGTGCTCATGGGCTATATCGTGGGCAACGAGTGGGACAAGTCCGATGAACAGAAACTCCAGTACTCCATGGAGCACAACAAGTCCGGCCAGACCACTTCCTGGACCAACCCGGATACCGGCGAAGCCTACGCCGCCACTCCCGGCCACCCCTATGTCTCCGAAAGCAAGGTCTACCGTGACGTGATCATCAAGGACAAGGACGGCCGCGAAGTCATGGCCAAGGCCTGGCGCGACGACAAGGGCGTCTGGCACCTGAAGCAGTAG